Proteins encoded together in one Thermophilibacter immobilis window:
- a CDS encoding helix-turn-helix transcriptional regulator encodes MVDQRFSSPGPADFERLLADTGLSEREAQALLSVVLSQTAAEAAGALGVSASTMGSYRQRGYAKLGVSTRAEFMRLPEAETWASTLAAFDVPAKKPVVPVESNPASPQCRPPMSFPCLFVACLLCSTLVIFTGIVAKILLPRHDAYSVQPHGAIASEYGDVPNVVGMRADSAASALASAGFCPEFEPRAGDAASGTILEVGPVGDLSDLAGGIPSISWGDGCTAGYNERGGWDAYVELVVFV; translated from the coding sequence ATGGTCGATCAGAGGTTCAGCTCGCCCGGGCCCGCGGACTTCGAGCGCCTTCTTGCGGACACAGGGCTATCGGAGCGCGAGGCCCAGGCGCTGCTCTCCGTCGTCTTGTCCCAGACGGCCGCCGAGGCAGCCGGGGCACTGGGGGTGAGCGCCTCCACCATGGGCAGCTATCGGCAGCGCGGCTATGCCAAGCTGGGCGTCTCCACCCGCGCCGAGTTCATGAGGCTCCCTGAGGCTGAGACATGGGCGTCGACCCTCGCGGCATTCGACGTGCCGGCCAAGAAGCCCGTCGTTCCCGTTGAGTCCAATCCTGCGTCACCGCAATGCAGGCCTCCCATGAGCTTTCCGTGTCTGTTCGTTGCCTGTCTGCTCTGCAGCACGCTTGTCATCTTTACGGGAATCGTGGCAAAGATTCTGCTGCCACGACATGATGCGTATTCCGTGCAGCCCCATGGAGCGATTGCATCCGAGTACGGTGACGTGCCCAACGTCGTGGGCATGCGCGCCGACAGCGCTGCCTCAGCGTTGGCGAGCGCTGGCTTCTGTCCCGAGTTCGAGCCGCGCGCGGGCGATGCTGCGTCGGGGACCATCCTCGAGGTTGGTCCGGTGGGGGACCTGAGCGACCTCGCAGGTGGCATCCCCTCGATCTCATGGGGGGATGGCTGCACCGCCGGCTACAACGAGCGCGGCGGCTGGGATGCCTATGTGGAGCTCGTCGTTTTCGTGTAA
- the leuS gene encoding leucine--tRNA ligase encodes MSERCDKSFEIPAYDAEAIETKWQATWEAEDLYKTEEDPAKPKKYILEMFPYPSGDLHMGHARNYTIGDAMARQARMRGFDVLHPMGFDAFGLPAENAAIKHHTQASVWTHQNIDQAVRTMRRMGFSYDYDRMFNTCDPEYYKWGQWIFLKMWEKGLVYRDTSPVNWCPTCQTVLANEQVTDGVCWRCGSVPEKRELSQWYFRITDYSQELLDDLDRLDGWPERVKAMQANWIGRSEGAEIDFALADPDGRTPTDRTISVFTTRPDTLFGVSFFLLPPESPLAAELVAGTAYEPAFAELKAAAEKVSSVDRQGSEREKHGVFTGRYVLNPVNGRPAPIWVADYVLMDYGTGAVMGVPCGDQRDFDFARKYDLEIAPIICAPDDPLYDELKDERELRVRSVDWDRAMAAEGYLVQSGPFTGMRGGKHSEAVDKIIDFLAERGLGRKTVQFRLRDWLISRQRYWGNPIPMIHCDCCGDVPVPYEDLPVTLPDDLDLGAGETLAEYAPFYETTCPRCGRPARRITDTMDTFTCSSWYYLRYCDPHNDEMPFSKEAVDRWMPADNYIGGIEHAILHLLYSRFFTKVLRDLGLIDADEPFTNLLCQGMVKDERGETMSKSKGNVVPPSSVIDPYGADTMRLAILFIAPPEKDFNWDEEVVAGANRFIKRAWRVVWQLAQAGGESPVDVASLDARSKALWRSLNALGVKCTSDFDRGQFNTAISAVMEITNAASKYVSEPGERDAALCRRVAGAIVRTLAPICPHWAEELWHEALGQQGSVYDAAWPEFDANAARADEVQIAVQIKGKVRAHVTVPADAPDDDVAGLAQEAVAAQLAGKTVKKVIVIKGRLVNIVAV; translated from the coding sequence ATGTCCGAGAGGTGCGATAAGAGCTTCGAGATACCGGCCTACGACGCCGAGGCCATCGAGACCAAGTGGCAGGCGACGTGGGAGGCCGAGGACCTCTACAAGACCGAGGAGGACCCCGCCAAGCCCAAGAAGTACATCCTCGAGATGTTCCCGTACCCCTCGGGCGACCTGCACATGGGCCACGCGCGCAACTACACCATCGGCGACGCCATGGCCCGCCAGGCCCGCATGCGCGGCTTCGACGTCCTGCACCCCATGGGCTTCGACGCCTTCGGCCTGCCGGCCGAGAACGCCGCCATCAAGCACCACACCCAGGCGAGCGTCTGGACGCACCAGAACATCGACCAGGCCGTCAGGACCATGCGCCGCATGGGCTTCTCGTACGACTACGACCGCATGTTCAACACCTGCGACCCCGAGTACTACAAGTGGGGCCAGTGGATCTTTCTCAAGATGTGGGAGAAGGGCCTCGTCTACCGCGACACCTCGCCCGTGAACTGGTGCCCCACCTGCCAGACGGTGCTCGCCAACGAGCAGGTCACCGACGGCGTCTGCTGGCGCTGCGGCTCGGTGCCCGAGAAGCGCGAGCTGTCGCAGTGGTACTTCAGGATCACCGACTACTCCCAGGAGCTTCTGGACGACCTCGATAGGCTCGACGGCTGGCCCGAGCGCGTGAAGGCGATGCAGGCCAACTGGATCGGCCGCTCCGAGGGCGCCGAGATAGACTTCGCCCTGGCCGACCCGGACGGCCGCACGCCCACGGACCGCACGATCAGCGTCTTCACCACGCGCCCGGACACGCTGTTCGGCGTCTCGTTCTTCCTCCTGCCCCCCGAGAGCCCCCTGGCCGCAGAGCTCGTGGCAGGCACGGCGTACGAGCCGGCCTTCGCGGAGCTCAAGGCGGCCGCCGAGAAGGTGTCGTCCGTCGACCGCCAGGGCTCCGAGCGCGAGAAGCACGGCGTCTTCACGGGCCGCTACGTGTTGAACCCGGTCAACGGCCGGCCGGCCCCCATCTGGGTCGCCGACTACGTGCTCATGGACTACGGCACGGGCGCCGTCATGGGCGTGCCCTGCGGTGACCAGCGCGACTTCGACTTCGCCCGGAAGTACGACCTCGAGATCGCCCCGATCATCTGCGCGCCCGACGACCCCCTCTACGACGAGCTCAAGGACGAGCGCGAGCTTCGGGTGAGGTCGGTCGACTGGGACCGCGCGATGGCCGCCGAGGGCTACCTCGTGCAGTCCGGGCCGTTCACGGGCATGAGGGGCGGCAAGCACTCCGAGGCGGTCGACAAGATCATCGACTTTCTCGCCGAGCGCGGCCTCGGCCGCAAGACGGTGCAGTTCCGCCTGCGCGACTGGCTCATCAGCCGCCAGCGCTACTGGGGAAACCCCATCCCCATGATCCACTGCGACTGCTGCGGTGACGTGCCCGTGCCCTACGAGGACCTGCCCGTCACGCTGCCCGACGACCTCGACCTGGGGGCCGGCGAGACGCTCGCAGAGTACGCCCCGTTCTACGAGACCACCTGCCCCCGGTGCGGCCGACCCGCCCGTCGCATCACGGACACCATGGACACGTTCACCTGCTCGAGCTGGTACTACCTGCGCTACTGCGACCCGCACAACGACGAGATGCCGTTCTCCAAGGAGGCGGTCGACCGCTGGATGCCCGCTGACAACTACATCGGCGGCATCGAGCACGCGATCCTGCACCTGCTCTACTCGCGCTTCTTCACCAAGGTCCTGCGCGACCTGGGGCTCATCGACGCCGACGAGCCGTTCACCAACCTCCTGTGCCAGGGCATGGTGAAGGACGAGCGCGGGGAGACCATGTCCAAGTCCAAGGGCAACGTCGTGCCGCCCTCGAGCGTCATCGACCCCTACGGCGCGGACACCATGCGCCTGGCCATCCTGTTCATCGCCCCCCCCGAGAAGGACTTCAACTGGGACGAGGAGGTCGTCGCCGGCGCAAACCGCTTCATCAAGCGCGCCTGGCGCGTGGTCTGGCAACTCGCCCAGGCGGGCGGGGAGAGCCCCGTGGACGTCGCGTCGCTCGACGCACGCTCGAAGGCGCTCTGGCGCAGCTTGAACGCGCTGGGCGTCAAGTGCACGAGCGACTTCGACCGCGGCCAGTTCAACACCGCCATCTCGGCGGTCATGGAGATCACGAACGCCGCGAGCAAGTACGTGAGCGAGCCGGGGGAGCGCGACGCCGCGCTGTGCCGCCGCGTCGCCGGCGCGATCGTGCGCACGCTCGCGCCGATCTGCCCGCACTGGGCCGAGGAGCTCTGGCACGAGGCTCTCGGGCAGCAGGGCTCGGTCTATGACGCCGCGTGGCCGGAGTTCGACGCCAACGCCGCCCGCGCCGACGAGGTGCAGATCGCGGTCCAGATCAAGGGCAAGGTGCGCGCGCACGTGACGGTGCCTGCAGACGCCCCCGACGACGACGTCGCTGGCCTGGCGCAGGAGGCCGTGGCCGCCCAGCTCGCGGGCAAGACCGTCAAGAAGGTCATCGTGATCAAGGGCCGCCTCGTCAACATCGTGGCGGTGTAG
- a CDS encoding ribosome maturation factor RimP, with amino-acid sequence MPKEGAEKAILEALGARAAEHGVDVVDVEVVGASKAPCVRVRIDHADEDAPTISLDEVAAQSTWISEALDELDPIAGPFTLEVSSPGLARPLSRPRDFARFAGQSVSLTTTAVEGRRRYTGALLGIEGTTVSLDCEGEQVALDLDDIKKCTIKPDFSALGATQSK; translated from the coding sequence ATGCCCAAGGAAGGTGCCGAGAAGGCCATCCTCGAGGCGCTCGGGGCTCGCGCCGCCGAGCACGGCGTCGACGTCGTGGACGTCGAGGTCGTCGGCGCGAGCAAGGCTCCGTGCGTGCGCGTGCGCATCGACCACGCCGATGAGGACGCGCCCACGATCTCGCTCGACGAGGTCGCGGCCCAGAGCACGTGGATCTCGGAGGCCCTCGACGAGCTCGACCCCATCGCCGGGCCCTTCACGCTCGAGGTCTCCTCGCCGGGGCTCGCCCGCCCGCTCTCGCGCCCCCGCGACTTCGCGCGCTTCGCAGGGCAGAGCGTCTCCCTCACCACCACGGCCGTCGAGGGGCGCCGCCGCTACACGGGCGCCCTTCTGGGCATCGAGGGGACCACGGTGAGCCTCGACTGCGAGGGCGAGCAGGTCGCCCTTGACCTAGATGACATAAAGAAGTGCACCATAAAGCCCGACTTCTCAGCCTTGGGCGCAACGCAGAGCAAGTAA